The DNA region TCTCTGGAAGGTCGCGGGAGCATTGCATAATTTGAATGGCATTCGACGGTAAGCGAATGTTCTATAAGGACATGTGAAGGTAATCTTCTCCTGGTCATCTGGATGAATTggtatttggaaaaatcctgAGTAACTGTCTAAGTAACAAAAATATGAGTGTCTAGCCAAACGTTAAAGCATTTGACCAATGAATGGATGGGGGAAATGATCCTTCTGGGGTTGCTTTGTTTAGATTTCTATAATCAATACGCACTCGCCATCCAGTCTCTATGAGTTTTGCTATAAATTCTCCTTTTTCATTATGAACTACCATAACACCTCCTTTTAGGTACGACATGCACTAGAATAACCCATTGAATGTCCGAGATCGGATAAATTATTCTAGCTTCAAGCAGTTTCATCACTTCCTTTCTTAATACATCACTCATGATAGGGTTAATCCTCCACTGATTCTCTCTAGAGGCTTTAGATTCCTCTTCTAGCATAATTCGATGCATACACATTGAGGGGCTTATCCCTTTTAGACCATAAATATTTTAGCCTAAAGCAATATGATACTTTTTCAACACTACCAAGAGATTCTTAGTCTCGTCTTAATCAAGATTTACATTAACTATTATTGGACGATCAAGGTGTCCATCTTGACACTCTTATCTTAGATTTTTGGGTAGTACCTTAAGTTCTACTGAAGGTTTCTTAAGGCTTGGCATAGGATCAGGTGTAAGTGCAAGACATTCTCTTAAGCTATCATCAGTATTTGGGCGGTCATATTCGGCCACATCTTCTTCTAGCATAACTTCAGCTGGAAGTTTGATCAGTTCCTTAATAGGAGATGCTCGTTCATATGCTAATTTTGTTATGCATTCGTCAATAATATCTATGAAACAACAAGTGTCATTTATAGTTGGAGCTTTAAGAAATTGGGAAAGAATAAAATCAAgtttctcttcacctacttcgaatGTTAGTTTCCCTTGTTTTACATCTATTATCGCACTTGCAGTGGATAAGAAAGGTCTTCCTAATATGATAAGTATATTAGAGTCTTCCTTTATATCCATCACTATGAAATCTGTAGGAATATAGAATTGGCCAATACGCACTGGAATATTTTCCATCATTTCTACAGGGTATTTAATGGAGCGGTCGGCTAACTGAAGGGACATCCTCGTAGGTCTTAAGTCTCCTAAGTTTAGCTTCTCACAAATCGAAAGGGGCATTAGACTTACGCTAGCTCCTAAGTCACAAAGATACTTGTCAATGACAAACTTACCTATCACATATGGaatagaaaaactaccagggtaTTTCAGTTTTTGGGGTATGTTGTTTTGGATAATGGTGCTACACTCTGCAGTGAGTGCCATTGTCTCGTCATCTTCAAGTTTCTTTTTATTGGACATGATTTCCTTAAAGAACTTGGTGTAAGAGGGCATTTGTGTAATGGCTTATGTGAAAGGTATAGTAATATGAAGTTGTTTTAGAAGCTCTATGAATTTCTTGAACTGTCTCTCATTCTTTGATTTGGAGACCCTTTGAGGGTATCATACTTTTGGTTTATAAGGAGGTGAAGGCACATATGACTTCTCTTTTTCAATAGTTTCATTGGTTTTGGTTGTCTCCCCATTATCAGCTTTATGTAGTTCTCCTAGGCTCTCGTCAACTACTTTCACTGGTTTTCTCTCAACTTTCCTATACATCGCAGGGTCTGAAATTCTTGGGTCAACAGGCTCATCTAGTTCCGTCCTACTTTGTAGTGTGATGGCGTTAGGATGGCCTTTTGAGTTGGGTTGGGTTGGCATGGAAATGTGTCAGCAGTAGCCGCTTATTATTGGGCTACTTGAGAGATTTGTGTCTTAAGCATCTTGTTATGTGTAGCCATGGTGTTAACCTTGTTTGCCAATTGTCTCACCAGATTATTTGTGTGTGAACATTTTGGTTCATAAATTCTTTATTTTGCTAGGTTTCGGTTGCAATGAAGTTCTCCATCATAAGTTCCAAATTTGATTTTCTAGGAACAAATGGAGTAGCGGTAACTCCCTTTTGGAAATTTTGAGGTGTTGTTGGTGATGGACTAGGAGCAAACAACACATTGTTGTTTTGTTGGAAAATTTTGGATGATTTCTCCATCCAGGATTATAGGTGTTTGAATAGGGATTTCCTTGTGCATAGTTAACTTGGTCTGGCACAATCCCTATCAAAAGTTGACAATCAGTGGTCACATGTCCTTGCATTCTACAAATCTCATAGTTTGGAGTTACAGTAGATACGGTAGCTGGATGGGTAATGGTAATTTGTTAGTCTTTTGAGTGAGTGCGTCGATCTTAGCACTCACATGATCTAATCCATTTACTTTGAACATGCCTCTCTTTTGTGGTGTTTTCTCTACTTGAGCATATTCAGTTCCCCATAGATAATGGTTCTGGGCCATGTTCTGAATAAGCTGGTAAGCTTCATTGAAGGGTTTATCTATTAAAGCACCGCTAGCTACATCATTTATGGCCATTCTTGTGATATAGAGTAAACCATTATAGAATGTATGGATGATGAGACATTTCTCTAGACTGTGATGAGGACATAGTCTCATCATGTCCTTATATTGTTCCCAAGCTTTAAAAAGTGATTCTCCTTCTGTCTGTCTGAAGGTAGTTATGTGTTTTTTTAGCACTGTTGTTTTGCTCAGAGGAAAATATCAGGCTAAGAATTCCTTCTTTAGTTCGTTCCAAGTAGTGGTGGAGTTTGAAGGTATAGACTGTAGCCAAGATCTGGCTCTATCTCTTagggaaaaaggaaaaaaaacGTAAGTGAATTGCTTATGGATGTAAGTTATTACTCTTTAACGTGTCTGCATGTTGTATAAACACCGACAAATGAAGATTTAGGTCCTTAGTGGGATTTCTTGAGAACTGGTTCTATTGCACGATTTGCAGTAGAAAAGGTTTCAATTCGAAGTTGCTCGCCTGGATTTCATATGGAACAATGCTTGAGTTCTACTCATCTTGAGATGGGACTGCGAAGTCCTTAAGAGGACGGATATCTGGTTTAGCCATATGATCAAATATGGCTCTAAGTTCTCGTATTCGACGTTTGAGGTGAATGAAATGCTCGATTTCATAAAACAGTTGTTCTAACTCGTCTCCAGTTGAGCGAGTGTTAGGCTGATAGAAGAAAAAAATATAGAAATACATTAGTCTATACGTTGCTAAAAACTTGACTATTGTGTGATATCAGCAAGTGCACTGAACAATCAATTATAGTAAAAAAATTGTAGAACCCACAAAGACCAATATTAACCGTTTGTTATCTTTTGTCGCTTTGTAAATCTAAGGTTATCGAAAAATTGTTTTGTTTGAGGACGGATCTAAAAAAATAGTTTGAGAATTAAATTAAATAGAGACCAAAATGTAATTTTTGGGTACCTTCAGGACTCAGATAAATTTCAACATTTCGTTTGGTTTTAAAAATCATTTTCGGAGGaattaataatttaaaaacaCTACTCACTTTCACGCAGCCTGTGTTATGTTTCGAAACCGTAGTTATCTGCTGCCGCTCCACAAGTTACAATTTTGAAACAATTTTTTAAAACCGATAAGTCCTAATTAATTAATAAAGCACTGTAGTTGTTTCTAGAAATTAAAAATGCAAATTTTATGATCGGATACCACTTTCACACTTTCGCGCTGAAACCAATATTTGAGTGCTTTCATTGTTGTGCAAAGCTtttgacttttagaaataaaattTAGAACTAGAAAAATAATTTAATATTGAAAATCAGTGTCAATGTAATTTACCGAGTCTCTTCAGAATAATAGTCCTTACATTTTGGGCTCTAAGAGCTTAGCCGGACATGGTTATAGGAAACATATTGTTATTTAATGAATATATTAGACTGAACATAAAAAAATTCAAGTTGAAACTAAATAGTGCAAATTTATACTGAAAATAAATAGCAGCAActgtcataccctcaaattttcCATACCCCATATCACCTTCTTAAACCCTAATCCATGAGTATACATACCACATATGCCATCTCATATGCATCTATACTTAAGAATCCACAAATTCAAGGCATGAGATTCATCTGTGAAGATTCAAGATCCTTAGGCCACTATTAAGGTGTGCCCAAACCACCTTAACCCTAATTCCATCCTTAAGCATCCCACAAAGCTTGGAGGATCATTCAAGGCATCTCACTCACTCCTCAAACCCAATTTGGatggtgagtcccctttgaagaagCTTCAAGATTTATCTGGTAATCCAAGGATCAAGCCCTAGTTCATGACCCACctttggcttgtacaagtcatggtTCACCATGGATCTTGTCCATGCCATTGATGACCCCTCAAATCTAAAGTTTTTTCATGCCCTATACCTCTTAAACATCTTAATGTGACCCTTGcatctcaaaccctaattcatttggcTTTGGTTCTTGACAAAACTTGTGGCTCAAGAAACTCTAATTTGGGGATCCTTCAACCATTAACCTTGCTTCATTTTGATCATCCAATCACCCTActatagcgggaaattcatgatcatcaagctattgccaagctagagatcaaataacaagagtcgtcaccgcgcttttattgtttccaagggaaaagggaaaaagtacgaacaaaaccgaaaaagtaagaagttttcaaataaaaactaataaaagtcatagatcacaggtaagggggttggttacacagagggaaggtgttagcacccaaagtgtcctaggtactcctagggagccctttttgtgtgcatatgtattttgtacaaagtgatgtttacaaacaaatagaatggggggtgaaaaaagaattcattaattatatttttttatgtttgacaagatcttcagacttgtgcctacgtaccaatataaaaatgagggatcaaaacctcgtagttcgtgatacaaatttcaaaatggatgcattgcttttaacaaaatttaagtttgaaaggcacaaaggcctaaaatggtttgaatgagttagttctttttggctttttgaaagtttaagtcaagtatagttaagtttatttacaagtttgatttaagaaaataagtttgaaaatgcaatggcataaggccaaagtttctatcttttttttttgcaaaagtggtcaaagtttagaacaaaaatagttcacacaaagaagattttgaaaatggagggagagattttgaaattaaagaaatggggagaagatgaagagactaccctatgcacaaaatttaaaagtttagagttgaaaagatctgaccaagtgggtagcaatccaatagacaagaatgtcaatagacccagaattccctttgacttttagaatcaagcaacacactaatgcacaattatattatcttgaagagcaaggcatcaaataaagatggcctcatccaaccttatcccttccatgatcttcttcaaaatatcccatgtaacagatgaattccacaagtcacaggttcaaaataacagcttcacaatgatcatgttgcagatgaatcctagagaggtcttcaaggatgtatcaaatgaatttcaaattgcaagcacttggttcttcaacaaattggcattggccaagtcctttagcatatgaaggttgcctagattctaagtccatttgctcaagatcaagccaacagtccactcaaaagttttttagggtttttatgactattatgtacattaatggtcaaagaccacacaaacaagcaaagtatacacaaacaaaatatatcacacaatatggtccaaatggacaaagtgaaaattacattaacataaacaattagaatgatatgaacaatgacaaatgaaataaaatgctaaaagtaaattgcattaaagtaaaagcatgaaattaaaagttagtagttagtaggttaggagttaattttgttttgcttttgcttttcaagacattctttggagaacactcaacccacttattaCAAGCATGGATCCCTGgaccaaaacatcttccaaaggaaggaaagaaggtcaagtttccacacaataccatgaaagaggggagacttacaatctcactaactagaatgcttatgccttttgtgtcacaaatttagcactatgttaagcaatcgtaattggacttatgtagaagtcacaactatttgaggtcgggcaatagaattttagtgttaatgcatgttagagacatagtataatggactatgctcatgaaacataccacacataaaaaagaatatgcaaaaggtgtggcctaatctcatccatactcatgtcaatttttcaatcaactagcattaggactttgagatgtcataggccaaatggaatgaatgaattaagaagaggccaaatgcaaaatcaattaataatgaaaaatattaataattatccaaaaaataattttaattcagaatataaaagagaaaaatatttgaattttttttgtgaaagtcccatattttttagatcaatattgaatttaatatgaattattgaaaataatgcaattaaaataaaaattcagaaaatctaaattacatggaccatcagatctccctcattaattgtgggggcagatcagatggtccctagcgcgcgttccacatggaCTTGAGTCAACAACGCTGCAACTTGGGTAATCAACACCAACGATCAAGAGTAAAACGCGAGGGACGGATCATGTGGTTCAAAGCCTTGAGCTTCGGTCATCTTttccggtggacctcaccggactaatccaccatgaaccatcaccaaaaagaaaaacaaggacatgatcttaaagaaaaaatggcattgagctcgaatttgacctccattcactccaattccaagtatattgagagatatgtggaattgaaatttgaggcacatgaactaagttgcttcgatttgacctcaaagcaactcaatcttcttgcctacattggtaggacttaagacaaccaaagaatcaatagaatttagcaagaatttgagagaatcgaagagttcaaaatttctgggaaatacctttaatggaggtctggattcaactgctcttgatcttgcttgtgcttggactcactccacttgcttgcaggagaaggattgaatggttaaaaagctatggattcctggagaattgaattccaaaacagtggagattcaagctcaaattcaagagaattatttaggcttatcctttgagaagtgagggtttgaaatgggggatcaaagttggcaCGATTGTGTGTGAAATtttgagcaattgaagctctatttatagctgaaatggttgataattgcacactctaATTCACTTTCtaattttggaaaatggtgatgtaatagtgcatgggcgcgcataggcccatgaaatgattgcttgagGTCCATAAATGAACATCAGATGctctgaagtaagcttggattgcaaggcaaatgcacattgatgtttgaagtttaatccatgccaagtgatatcaccctgtttaagccatgcgcagcctacGCATATCTTgtccaaaattaatgaatttgagttatttggaaaggtgagatcaataggaacaactttcatgttcaacactttttcatttggagcttggaacttggataaatttgaggtggaagtttggaaatttttgacatatcaacatttttctaagtgtcaagccatatgtctcaatattccaccttgcttaactttttatatgagctttaaatgagaaaagtgtcttcattaaagttgtatatatgtcaaataccttcaaaatggtcaccaatttcatgtcatttggatttgaaatgatagagttatgcacttttgaagtttggaaaaatcacttgatcaatggtataggtcaaaagtgacctataatgtaaccttatatcacatgctcaaaaaagttgaataagctcccactctaaacataaaagttgaagtagacacattcaatttgattgtgaaacttgtaaatttttcatctcataaaaattgagcaagttatgaccttgggatgttgacttttaaattagggtttagacaaaatgacctataatgtttcaacatagaaaatgattttccaagcaaaactatctctacgtctcaacatgaaagttgtttagaatgtcatttagagtaagtttaatcttggaatcattttgatatggtgaaaattgtaggagatagggtctaggaagacccagttttgatcagaagaattcatctggccaaccaccatcaaccaacttgctaatttccaattctcttgactttcttggctcatggtagatcatatatgcataagatgatgaatttttaattgtcccttaagaaatttgatcaattggtaagatagcttgttggagaagttactcaagatacccagtcaaactagggtttacaaggcaaatcaccctcaaactcttgaagaaaacttgatcaatataatatgtagagatcattgggactcatatataatgttcataaccattcttaaatcaattcttggttgtgctatttgttcatgagggtctcaaaccctagatgcTAACTTGATGAGTCAAcgagatcatgccctacctacaaaagagttaggcaaatgcaaagacatatttttggtattttagttagtgaaATGATAGAATACAAGTATGCTATAAccacaaagttcttggtgatctctcccaaaacaaacccaatgaaaaggggtaaggaggatgccaaagtatgatcgtaatg from Lathyrus oleraceus cultivar Zhongwan6 chromosome 1, CAAS_Psat_ZW6_1.0, whole genome shotgun sequence includes:
- the LOC127103735 gene encoding uncharacterized protein LOC127103735, whose translation is MPSYTKFFKEIMSNKKKLEDDETMALTAECSTIIQNNIPQKLKYPGSFSIPYVIGKFVIDKYLCDLGASVSLMPLSICEKLNLGDLRPTRMSLQLADRSIKYPVEMMENIPVRIGQFYIPTDFIVMDIKEDSNILIILGRPFLSTASAIIDVKQGKLTFEVGEEKLDFILSQFLKAPTINDTCCFIDIIDECITKLAYERASPIKELIKLPAEVMLEEDVAEYDRPNTDDSLRECLALTPDPMPSLKKPSVELKFYCMFSRFYMLVVCGDVLQVQVEDMRESMRDTEIEGLRYDHCAGYLKSKYIKIKDKMKEEAALALTIVPWYADFINYLAAGVLPPDMTYQQKKRFFHDLKKFY